Proteins found in one Planctomycetes bacterium MalM25 genomic segment:
- the iolG_8 gene encoding Inositol 2-dehydrogenase, translating to MAISRRTFVQGSAAGAGALFVPYHALGAGQEYTPSFRPRFAQIGVGGNGVRTAPSKQLFADLVAICDVDSSHREQGNEILCGGKADLYADYREVLARDDIDIVAISTPDHWHTKIVVEAMLAGKDAYCEKPLTLTIDEGKLIRRVQRETGRKVQVGTQQRSMEKLFVKAIAMLAEGRLGKLRRVQTAIGSGAWSPQLPVADAPAALDWDRWLGPAPQVDYRSLPREGHRPFSNGHIDFRWWYEYSGGKLTDWGAHHIDIAMLGIAAAGHSADPVAVSGEAEHAVEYVDGKPADTTRYNTAQKFNLKVDFAGGDVELIIRNDTDNGILFEGERGRMFVNRGKLVGKPVEELASNPLPEGAISQVYRGMPMIENPEPKAVHFSNLLYCIENDASPIANVHSHMKMLNVCHLAGICCRLGRRIEWDPVRETIVGDDLAASMMKRPYRDGYEIDLG from the coding sequence ATGGCGATTTCACGCCGCACTTTTGTACAAGGCTCGGCGGCTGGCGCCGGGGCGCTGTTCGTGCCCTACCACGCCCTCGGGGCCGGCCAAGAGTACACGCCGAGCTTCCGTCCCCGGTTTGCGCAGATCGGTGTGGGGGGCAACGGCGTTCGCACCGCGCCAAGCAAGCAGCTCTTCGCCGATCTGGTCGCCATCTGCGACGTCGACTCGTCGCACCGCGAGCAGGGCAACGAGATCCTGTGCGGCGGCAAGGCGGATCTCTACGCCGATTACCGTGAGGTGCTCGCCCGCGATGACATCGACATCGTCGCGATCTCGACGCCCGACCACTGGCACACGAAGATCGTGGTCGAGGCGATGCTCGCCGGAAAAGACGCCTACTGCGAGAAGCCGCTCACGCTGACGATCGATGAGGGCAAGCTCATCCGCCGCGTGCAGCGGGAGACCGGGCGCAAGGTGCAGGTCGGCACGCAACAGCGGAGCATGGAAAAGCTGTTCGTCAAAGCGATCGCGATGCTCGCCGAGGGGCGGCTCGGGAAGCTGCGGCGAGTGCAGACGGCGATCGGCTCGGGCGCCTGGAGCCCGCAGCTGCCCGTCGCCGACGCGCCGGCGGCCCTCGACTGGGATCGTTGGCTGGGGCCGGCCCCTCAGGTCGATTACCGCAGCCTGCCGCGCGAAGGCCATCGCCCCTTCAGCAACGGGCACATCGACTTCCGCTGGTGGTACGAGTACTCGGGCGGCAAGCTAACCGACTGGGGCGCGCACCACATCGACATCGCGATGCTGGGGATCGCCGCCGCGGGGCACAGCGCTGATCCGGTGGCGGTCTCCGGCGAAGCGGAGCACGCCGTCGAGTACGTCGACGGCAAGCCGGCCGACACGACGCGCTACAACACGGCTCAAAAGTTCAACCTGAAAGTCGATTTCGCCGGCGGCGACGTCGAGCTGATCATCCGCAACGATACGGACAACGGCATCCTATTCGAGGGCGAGCGTGGCCGGATGTTCGTCAACCGTGGCAAGCTGGTGGGCAAGCCGGTTGAGGAACTGGCCAGCAACCCGCTCCCCGAGGGGGCGATCAGCCAGGTCTACCGCGGCATGCCGATGATCGAGAACCCCGAGCCGAAGGCAGTCCATTTCTCGAATCTGCTGTACTGCATCGAGAACGACGCCTCGCCGATCGCCAACGTCCACTCGCACATGAAGATGCTCAACGTCTGCCACCTGGCGGGCATCTGCTGCCGCCTGGGGCGGCGCATCGAATGGGACCCGGTGCGGGAGACGATCGTTGGCGACGACCTCGCCGCCTCGATGATGAAGCGTCCCTACCGCGACGGTTACGAGATCGACCTCGGATGA
- the gndA gene encoding 6-phosphogluconate dehydrogenase, NADP(+)-dependent, decarboxylating, with amino-acid sequence MSELCDFGLIGLAVMGENLALNVESRGYKVAVYNRTTSVMEEFIAGRAAGKQFVGAKTLEDFVAALDRPRKIMFMVKAGPAVDAVIDSLKPLLEPGDILIDGGNTYYADTERRTLEVQEAGFDYLGVGVSGGEEGALKGPSIMPGGSEKAWPALKPIFQAISAKVGPNEDIPCCEWVGPRGAGHYVKMVHNGIEYGDMQLICEAYFMMKECLGLTNDELYDVFADWNTGELDSYLIEITRDIFSVKDHDGGYMVDKVLDRAGAKGTGKWMSQLALDLGVPSTLVTEAVYARGLSSRKEERVRASEMLKGPASAYDGDKKEFIEAIRQALYASKIVSYAQGFVQLQAAAAEHDWPLNYGDCAMLWRGGCIIRAVFLDRIKEAFDADPKLENLLLAPYFADAVDQAQTAWRHVVSQAALLGVPVPAFATALAYYDGFRRANLPANLLQSQRDYFGAHTYERVDKPRGEMFHTEWLDLRKEPS; translated from the coding sequence GTGAGCGAGTTGTGTGATTTCGGCCTCATCGGCCTGGCGGTGATGGGTGAAAACTTGGCCCTCAACGTCGAGAGCCGCGGCTACAAAGTGGCCGTCTACAACCGCACCACCAGCGTGATGGAGGAGTTCATCGCCGGTCGGGCCGCGGGCAAGCAGTTCGTCGGCGCGAAGACGCTCGAAGACTTCGTCGCCGCGCTCGACCGCCCCCGCAAGATCATGTTCATGGTCAAGGCGGGCCCGGCGGTCGACGCCGTGATCGATTCGCTCAAGCCGCTCCTCGAGCCGGGTGATATCCTGATCGACGGCGGCAACACCTATTACGCCGACACCGAACGCCGCACCCTCGAAGTCCAGGAAGCGGGCTTCGATTACCTGGGCGTCGGCGTCAGCGGTGGCGAGGAGGGCGCCCTCAAGGGCCCCAGCATCATGCCGGGCGGCAGCGAGAAGGCTTGGCCCGCGCTCAAGCCGATCTTCCAAGCGATCTCCGCCAAAGTCGGCCCGAACGAGGACATCCCCTGCTGCGAGTGGGTCGGCCCCCGCGGCGCCGGGCACTACGTGAAGATGGTGCACAACGGCATCGAGTACGGCGACATGCAGCTCATCTGCGAAGCCTACTTCATGATGAAGGAGTGCCTCGGCCTCACGAACGACGAGCTCTACGACGTCTTCGCCGACTGGAACACGGGCGAACTCGACAGCTACCTCATCGAGATCACCCGCGACATCTTCAGCGTCAAGGACCATGACGGCGGCTACATGGTCGACAAGGTGCTCGATCGGGCGGGCGCCAAGGGGACGGGCAAGTGGATGAGCCAGCTCGCCCTCGACCTCGGCGTGCCGAGCACCCTCGTCACCGAGGCGGTCTACGCCCGCGGCCTCTCGTCGCGCAAGGAAGAGCGGGTCCGCGCCAGCGAGATGCTCAAGGGTCCGGCCTCCGCTTACGACGGCGACAAGAAGGAGTTCATCGAGGCGATCCGCCAAGCGCTCTACGCCTCGAAGATCGTCAGCTACGCCCAGGGCTTTGTGCAGCTGCAAGCGGCCGCCGCCGAGCACGACTGGCCCCTCAACTACGGCGACTGCGCCATGCTGTGGCGGGGCGGATGCATCATCCGCGCCGTGTTCCTCGATCGCATTAAGGAGGCATTCGACGCCGACCCGAAGCTCGAGAACCTGCTGCTCGCCCCCTACTTCGCCGACGCGGTCGACCAAGCCCAGACGGCCTGGCGCCACGTCGTGTCGCAGGCGGCCCTGCTCGGCGTCCCCGTGCCGGCGTTCGCCACCGCCCTCGCGTACTACGACGGCTTCCGCCGCGCGAATCTGCCGGCGAACCTGCTGCAGTCGCAACGCGACTACTTCGGCGCCCACACCTATGAGCGCGTCGATAAGCCCCGGGGCGAGATGTTCCACACGGAGTGGCTGGATCTGCGCAAGGAGCCTTCGTAA
- the qseF_2 gene encoding Transcriptional regulatory protein QseF — protein sequence MNAQVLIVDDDPMLLASLRRCLQDRYSIQVAESGVEALKHLANADETPVVISDLRMPVMNGVEFLIQASEITRNSQFLMLTGTPKDSERIRSSHGDLVSRFLTKPCNPDDLAAAIDEALENYARATSAGAPVAVRA from the coding sequence ATGAACGCGCAAGTCCTGATCGTTGATGACGATCCCATGCTCCTCGCGAGCCTCCGACGCTGCCTCCAAGACCGTTACTCGATCCAGGTTGCCGAGTCTGGCGTAGAAGCCCTCAAGCACTTGGCTAACGCTGACGAGACACCGGTTGTCATCTCCGACTTACGGATGCCGGTGATGAACGGTGTTGAGTTCCTCATCCAGGCCTCGGAGATCACGCGGAACAGTCAGTTCTTGATGCTCACGGGCACCCCGAAAGACTCGGAACGCATCCGCAGCAGCCACGGCGACCTGGTCTCCCGCTTCCTCACCAAGCCTTGCAATCCTGACGACCTCGCCGCGGCGATCGATGAGGCTCTGGAGAACTACGCGCGAGCAACGTCCGCCGGCGCCCCGGTTGCCGTGCGAGCGTAG